The genomic region CACTTGCTTTTGAAGCTTTGGCCCTGAATCGCTCGATAAAACGTTCCTGTTCTTTGATATATTTTTCCTGATTTTTAAAAGCATTTTGTTGCAAAACTTGTCGCTCTTCTTTTTCGATGAGATAGTCCGAGTAGTTACCAGTGTATAAAGTGAGCTTCTCGTTTTCAAGTTCCCCAATCTTCGTCACAATTTTATCCAGAAAATACCGGTCATGTGATACAATGACCACTGCACCTTCATAGTCGTGTAAATAACTTTCCAGCCATTGTATGGAAGGAAGATCAAGGTGATTGGTCGGCTCATCCAGCAAGAGCAAATGGGGATTTTGCAATAAAGTTTTTGCAAGCATCACACGCATTCTCCATCCTCCTGAAAATTCTTTTAAAGGTCGGGATAAATCGGCTGTATTGAAACCAAGTCCTTCCAGAATAGATTCCGCTTTTGACTGCAATTGGTATCCGTCAAGGGCTTCGTATTCACTTTGTAACCGATGGAGTTTATCCAAAATCTGATCGCTATGATCCGTTTCCAGTTTGTGAAGTATTATCTCTATTTCTTCATGCAGATTGTTGGCCTTTTCAAATGCTTCCATGGCTACATCTAGAATAGATTTATCCGATAAGTAACTCAATAAATCCTGATTTAAAAAACCAAGTACAAGGTCGTTGCGTTTTGAAATGTTCCCGCTTCCGGGACTATATTCTCCGCTGATGATTCGGAGTAAAGTGGATTTTCCTGTTCCATTTGCTCCAATCAATCCTATTTTTTCCTGTGGCCGGATATGCCAGTTTAATTCGCTGAATAATGTTCTCGATCCGAATTCAAATGATATTTGCTGTAGTACAAACACGTCTTATAATTTAATTATTTTTCCTGTACCCGTGATCTGTTGGGTAATTGTTCCAGGGTTTCCCTTGTAATAGATATTGCCGATATATTCAATTTTTGCATCCAGAATGTTCAGCGCATTGGTGTAAATATCATTCGTACCACGATTGTTAATATATACATTTTTAGATTCCAGTAATAGACAATTCATTTTTCCATACCCAACATGATACATGTATAAATTGTCTGACGTCCCCTCAGAAACAATATCAGCAGGACCGTTGTGAATAGCCAGAGTGATAATTTCAGAATTAGTTTTTGTATGATAATTTCCAAGTCCGTTGAAGATATCCATTCTAAATATTTTTCCTTTTAAAGTGTCAGTAAACGTCACATCGCCATTGCCATCTTCAATAAAAATACTCTCCAGCTGATCGGTCCATATCTCAACCTCTAATTTCGGATCAAGTTTACGTACCCAGTTGCATTTATTGGTATTCCTGATTTGGAGTATACCGGATTCCACTTTTGTTTCAATACCTTCTACTAAATTTTCACCGGCAGTCACTCTCATCCTTCGCACTGAATCCACATGTACAATGAGGTCCACATTGCTCGTCAGATATACTCCCTGAATCAATGGTAAATTCCGCTCCTCACTCACCACATCTCCCGTACCATGAAAACACTCACATATATCACTGCATCCCGTAAAAAACAGAACAATAGTGAATAATAGTATTGGCAGTTTCATTTTAGTATTCATCATTTATTCAAGATACAATAATTTCTAACTTCAATTTAATTCCTGCTTCCTGCTCCCTGCTCCCTGCTCCCGGTTTCCCAATCTCTAATTCTGACTCCCAAAATCTTAACTCTTAATTCCTCGCATTTAATTCTTAATGCTTCGCCCTTAATTCTTAATTCTGAATTCTGAATTCTGAATTCTGAATTAAATTCTAACCCCAATTCCCCACTCGAAATAATCTGCTTTCGCAAAGTGACTCTTCAACCCCAGACTAGCATAAAAATGCTGATGGAATCTATACTTTAGCAATAACCTGTTATAAATAAATCCATCTTCACTTAATTTGCTGTATAAGTAAACTCCTGGCTGCAATACCGCATCCCATTTTCCAAGTTGAAGTCCGCAAGAACCAAACACCCCAATTCGGGTAGAGCCTTCCAAATAACTGCTCTGAATAGAATCTTCTTCCAATCGCCCTCTCAATGATTGGTCAATGATCATTTCAGAACCGGCTCCAAAGAGACCCTTTTGTCCCCAGGGAAGATGATATTGAAGATTGATAATGTTTACCATGAAGTTGGGGCCTTCGGGGGGATATCTTTCTTTGAATCCAATGGCAATAGCAGTATTGAATTCATGTTTTCTTTTTAATTTTTCCTTCGCCG from Bacteroidota bacterium harbors:
- a CDS encoding DUF2807 domain-containing protein, which gives rise to MKLPILLFTIVLFFTGCSDICECFHGTGDVVSEERNLPLIQGVYLTSNVDLIVHVDSVRRMRVTAGENLVEGIETKVESGILQIRNTNKCNWVRKLDPKLEVEIWTDQLESIFIEDGNGDVTFTDTLKGKIFRMDIFNGLGNYHTKTNSEIITLAIHNGPADIVSEGTSDNLYMYHVGYGKMNCLLLESKNVYINNRGTNDIYTNALNILDAKIEYIGNIYYKGNPGTITQQITGTGKIIKL